Proteins co-encoded in one Echeneis naucrates chromosome 22, fEcheNa1.1, whole genome shotgun sequence genomic window:
- the slc39a9 gene encoding zinc transporter ZIP9 isoform X2, protein MDDFSSISLFSLAMLVGCYVAGTIPLAVNFSEERLKLITVLGAGLLCGTALAVIIPEGVHALYEEILEGGHHSHGQVGVPEVSDPKVEAEVVGGKHEHSHEQLHACIGVSLVLGFVFMLLVDQIGSSHVHNTDADGVALGAAASTSQTSVQLIVFVAIMLHKAPAAFGLVSFLMHAGLERNRIRKHLLVFALAAPVLSMLTFLGLSQSSKEALSDVNATGVAMLFSAGTFLYVATVHVLPEVGGGGHSHAPAGGNGGKGLSKVEVGALVLGCLIPLVLSVGHQH, encoded by the exons ATGGACGATTTTAGCTCGATCAGTCTGTTTTCTCTTGCGATGCTGGTGGGATGTTATGTGGCCGGGACCATACCTTTGGCAGTCAACTTTTCAGAG GAAAGGCTGAAGCTGATCACTGTGCTGGGAGCAGGGCTTCTCTGTGGGACTGCCCTGGCTGTTATTATTCCTGAAGGGGTCCACGCACTGTATGAGGAAATCCTTGAAG GTGGACACCACAGTCACGGCCAGGTTGGTGTTCCAGAGGTGTCCGACCCAAAGGTTGAAGCAGAAGTTGTTGGTGGgaaacatgaacacagtcatGAACAGCTTCATGCCTGTATAGGAGTGTCTCTCGTCCTGGGCTTCGTCTTTATGCTGCTGGTGGACCAGATTGGCAGTTCTCACGTCCACAACACTGATG CTGATGGAGTGGCACTTGGAGCTGCTGCCTCTACCTCTCAGACCAGCGTTCAGCTCATTGTCTTTGTAGCTATTATGCTGCACAAG GCCCCAGCAGCGTTCGGCCTGGTGTCTTTCCTGATGCATGCTGGTCTCGAGCGAAACCGCATCCGCAAGCATCTCCTGGTCTTTGCTTTAGCAGCTCCTGTCCTCTCCATGCTCACATTTCTAGGCCTCAGTCAG AGCAGCAAAGAGGCGCTGTCAGACGTCAACGCCACAGGTGTTGCCATGCTCTTCTCTGCCGGCACCTTCCTCTACGTGGCCACCGTCCACGTCCTCCCTGAGGTGGGAGGCGGCGGCCACAGCCATGCTCCTGCTGGGGGGAACGGAGGGAAAGGACTGAGCAAGGTGGAGGTGGGAGCTCTGGTGCTGGGCTGCCTCATTCCTCTGGTGCTGTCTGTCGGTCACCAACATTAG
- the slc39a9 gene encoding zinc transporter ZIP9 isoform X1 yields the protein MDDFSSISLFSLAMLVGCYVAGTIPLAVNFSEERLKLITVLGAGLLCGTALAVIIPEGVHALYEEILEGGHHSHGQVGVPEVSDPKVEAEVVGGKHEHSHEQLHACIGVSLVLGFVFMLLVDQIGSSHVHNTDDPESARVASSKITTTLGLVVHAAADGVALGAAASTSQTSVQLIVFVAIMLHKAPAAFGLVSFLMHAGLERNRIRKHLLVFALAAPVLSMLTFLGLSQSSKEALSDVNATGVAMLFSAGTFLYVATVHVLPEVGGGGHSHAPAGGNGGKGLSKVEVGALVLGCLIPLVLSVGHQH from the exons ATGGACGATTTTAGCTCGATCAGTCTGTTTTCTCTTGCGATGCTGGTGGGATGTTATGTGGCCGGGACCATACCTTTGGCAGTCAACTTTTCAGAG GAAAGGCTGAAGCTGATCACTGTGCTGGGAGCAGGGCTTCTCTGTGGGACTGCCCTGGCTGTTATTATTCCTGAAGGGGTCCACGCACTGTATGAGGAAATCCTTGAAG GTGGACACCACAGTCACGGCCAGGTTGGTGTTCCAGAGGTGTCCGACCCAAAGGTTGAAGCAGAAGTTGTTGGTGGgaaacatgaacacagtcatGAACAGCTTCATGCCTGTATAGGAGTGTCTCTCGTCCTGGGCTTCGTCTTTATGCTGCTGGTGGACCAGATTGGCAGTTCTCACGTCCACAACACTGATG aTCCAGAGTCAGCGAGAGTCGCCTCCTCAAAAATCACCACCACCCTGGGTCTTGTGGTCCATGCTGCTG CTGATGGAGTGGCACTTGGAGCTGCTGCCTCTACCTCTCAGACCAGCGTTCAGCTCATTGTCTTTGTAGCTATTATGCTGCACAAG GCCCCAGCAGCGTTCGGCCTGGTGTCTTTCCTGATGCATGCTGGTCTCGAGCGAAACCGCATCCGCAAGCATCTCCTGGTCTTTGCTTTAGCAGCTCCTGTCCTCTCCATGCTCACATTTCTAGGCCTCAGTCAG AGCAGCAAAGAGGCGCTGTCAGACGTCAACGCCACAGGTGTTGCCATGCTCTTCTCTGCCGGCACCTTCCTCTACGTGGCCACCGTCCACGTCCTCCCTGAGGTGGGAGGCGGCGGCCACAGCCATGCTCCTGCTGGGGGGAACGGAGGGAAAGGACTGAGCAAGGTGGAGGTGGGAGCTCTGGTGCTGGGCTGCCTCATTCCTCTGGTGCTGTCTGTCGGTCACCAACATTAG
- the slc39a9 gene encoding zinc transporter ZIP9 isoform X3: MDDFSSISLFSLAMLVGCYVAGTIPLAVNFSEERLKLITVLGAGLLCGTALAVIIPEGVHALYEEILEDPESARVASSKITTTLGLVVHAAADGVALGAAASTSQTSVQLIVFVAIMLHKAPAAFGLVSFLMHAGLERNRIRKHLLVFALAAPVLSMLTFLGLSQSSKEALSDVNATGVAMLFSAGTFLYVATVHVLPEVGGGGHSHAPAGGNGGKGLSKVEVGALVLGCLIPLVLSVGHQH, from the exons ATGGACGATTTTAGCTCGATCAGTCTGTTTTCTCTTGCGATGCTGGTGGGATGTTATGTGGCCGGGACCATACCTTTGGCAGTCAACTTTTCAGAG GAAAGGCTGAAGCTGATCACTGTGCTGGGAGCAGGGCTTCTCTGTGGGACTGCCCTGGCTGTTATTATTCCTGAAGGGGTCCACGCACTGTATGAGGAAATCCTTGAAG aTCCAGAGTCAGCGAGAGTCGCCTCCTCAAAAATCACCACCACCCTGGGTCTTGTGGTCCATGCTGCTG CTGATGGAGTGGCACTTGGAGCTGCTGCCTCTACCTCTCAGACCAGCGTTCAGCTCATTGTCTTTGTAGCTATTATGCTGCACAAG GCCCCAGCAGCGTTCGGCCTGGTGTCTTTCCTGATGCATGCTGGTCTCGAGCGAAACCGCATCCGCAAGCATCTCCTGGTCTTTGCTTTAGCAGCTCCTGTCCTCTCCATGCTCACATTTCTAGGCCTCAGTCAG AGCAGCAAAGAGGCGCTGTCAGACGTCAACGCCACAGGTGTTGCCATGCTCTTCTCTGCCGGCACCTTCCTCTACGTGGCCACCGTCCACGTCCTCCCTGAGGTGGGAGGCGGCGGCCACAGCCATGCTCCTGCTGGGGGGAACGGAGGGAAAGGACTGAGCAAGGTGGAGGTGGGAGCTCTGGTGCTGGGCTGCCTCATTCCTCTGGTGCTGTCTGTCGGTCACCAACATTAG
- the plekhd1 gene encoding pleckstrin homology domain-containing family D member 1: MFSSSSRNSLFSPWTSMEQSDSEVLDISTKVQLHGVLWKRPFGRPSAKWSRRFFIIKDSFLLYYAESEKKNFETNRFFNIHPKGVIPLGGCVVSANEEMGMPFAIVINLDDFTGTIVLAAESEEEQVHWMEMLQESGKVTWKNAQLGEAMIESLEAQGLQLAKEKQEYLDKLMEETEELSHQRAQREELERLNQILEEEKLKFEEVVLELKAEQEQIKLDLDGTSQSLKGVESEKEELSNLTVMLQKSIEELSQEKQRTLELLGVKQEEKEESSQSTCTKSDDGQLLQDLRHIEEEMKILLKEKEQADDKLRENDQRAKVLQQEREFYSSQARTLQQSLSQLTVDKQQTEAELKAEIESRVELEKRLKQAEEALQDLEKGLNSLERTKERDEKMKGDVTHLRKFFEECICAAEIEAKLPAIMKNAVYLHKAAARRIKSCRLQRRASKRHWLKHSKSFAVANTDSGSMEDLRETARRLTSDSSFRESVYKIIARKDATNKMED; the protein is encoded by the exons ATGTTCTCATCTTCATCCAGAAACTCTCTGTTCTCTCCCTGGACGTCCATGGAGCAGTCGGACTCTGAAGTGCTGGACATCAGCACCAAAGTGCAGCTGCACGGCGTGCTGTGGAAGAGGCCCTTCGGACGGCCGTCGGCCAAGTGGTCCCGCAG ATTCTTCATCATCAAAGACAGCTTCTTGCTCTACTATGCAGAGAGCGAGAAGAAAAACTTTGAAACCAACAGGTTCTTCAACATCCACCCGAAG ggcGTTATTCCTCTGGGAGGCTGTGTGGTGTCGGCTAACGAAGAAATGGGAATGCCCTTCGCCATCGTGATCAACCTGGATGACTTCACT GGGACCATCGTGCTGGCTGCTGAgtctgaggaggagcaggttCATTGGATGGAGATGCTCCAGGAGTCGGGGAAAGT GACGTGGAAGAACGCCCAGCTGGGGGAGGCCATGATCGAGAGCCTGGAGGCTCAGGGCCTGCAGCTAGCCAAGGAGAAGCAGGAGTACCTGG ATAAACTGATGGAGGAAACtgaagagctcagtcatcagaGGGCTCAGCGAGAG GAGCTGGAGCGTCTGAACCAGattctggaggaggagaagctgaagTTTGAGGAGGTCGTGCTGGAACTGAAGGCCGAACAGGAGCAAATCAAACT CGACCTGGACGGCACGTCCCAGTCGCTGAAAGGTGTCGAGAGCGAGAAAGAAGAACTGAGCAACTTAACGGTCATGCTGCAGAAATCCATCGAG GAGCTGTCTCAGGAGAAGCAGCGAACCCTCGAGCTGCTGGGCgtgaagcaggaggagaaggaggagagctcACAGTCGACCTGCACCAAGTCTGACGAcgggcagctgctgcaggacctGCGACACATcgaggaggagatgaagatcctgctgaaggagaaggagcaggCCGACGACAA GCTGAGGGAGAACGACCAACGAGCCAAAGTCctgcagcaggagagggagTTCTACTCTTCCCAGGCCCGGACGCTGCAGCAGTCGCTCTCTCAGCTCACTGTGGACAAGCAGCAGACCGAAGCCGAGCTCAAG GCAGAGATAGAGTCTCGGGTGGAGCTGGAGAAGAGGCTGAAACAGGCTGAGGAGGCTCTGCAGGACCTGGAGAAAGGCCTGAACTCGTTGGAACGAACCAAAGAGAGAGACGAGAAGATGAAGGGCGACGTGACCCATCTGAGGA AGTTTTTCGAGGAGTGTATCTGTGCCGCAGAGATCGAGGCGAAGCTCCCAGCGATAATGAAGAACGCTGTTTATCTCCACAAAGCTGCAGCCCGCAGAATAAAAAGCTGCCGACTGCAGAGGAGAGCGTCCAAACGCCACTGGT tgaAACACTCCAAGTCCTTCGCTGTAGCCAACACTGACAGCGGCAGCATGGAGGATCTGAGGGAGACGGCCCGCCGGCTGacctctgacagcagcttcagggaGAGCGTCTACAAGATCATTGCTCGCAAGGACGCCACAAACAAAATGGAGGACTGA